The nucleotide window AGCTGAGAAAAATGGATAAAGAAAGATATGAATTGAATAAGAATTTAGCTCAAATGTTAAAAGGCGGCGTAATTATGGATGTTACTACTCCTAAGCAAGCTCAGATTGCTGAAAAAGCAGGAGCAGTAGCAGTAATGGCTTTAGAGAGAGTACCGGCTGATATTCGTCAAGAAGGCGGTGTAGCTCGATCTTCAGATCCAGCTATGGTTAAGGAAATTATTGAATCAGTTACTATTCCGGTAATGGCTAAAGCACGTATTGGTCATTTTGTAGAAGCTCAGATTTTAGAGGAGATAGGTGTAGACTACATAGACGAAAGTGAAGTTTTAACTCCTGCTGATGAAGATAATCATATTGATAAGACTAATTTTGATGTTCCTTTTGTCTGCGGAGCTACTGATTTAGGTGAAGCATTACGCAGAATTGGTGAGGGAGCTAGTATGATTCGTACCAAAGGAGAGGCCGGTACTGGTAATGTAGTAGAAGCAGTGCGTCATATGCGTAAAATTAATGCTCAGATTAGAGAATTGACAACCAAAGATAGTGAAGAATTGATGACGGTAGCTAAAGAGTTGGGAGCACCTTTTGAATTACTTAAACATGTTGCAGATAATGGGGAATTACCAGTAATTAATTTTGCTGCTGGAGGAGTAGCTACTCCGGCTGATGCCTCAATGATGATGCAGTTAGGCTGTGACGGAGTTTTTGTTGGTTCAGGTATTTTCAAATCAGGTAATCCTAATAAACGAGGTCGGGCTATTGTTGAAGCTGTAACTCATTATGATGATCCAGCAGTAGTAGCTGAAGTATCTGAAAATTTAGGTGAAGCGATGGTAGGAATTAATGTCGATACCTTATCAAATGATGAGAAATTAGCTCAACGGGGTTGGTAGTAATGGTTAGAGTAGGAGTATTAGCTCTTCAAGGGGGAGTTGAAGAACACTTAACTCTGTTAGAATCCTTTTCAGAAGTTGTAGCTTCTCCGGTTAAGAAGCGAAATGAATTAACTAAGTTAGATGGATTGATCATTCCAGGAGGTGAAAGCACAACAATAGGTAGATTGATTGAAGTCTTTGATCTTAAAGAAACATTGATTAGATTAGGTAGAGAAGGTCTTCCAATTTGGGGTACCTGTGCTGGAATGATTATGTTAGCTAAAGATATTATTGGAGAAGAACAAAACCATCTAGGATTGATGAATATTGAAGTTAAAAGAAATGGCTATGGTAATCAATTAGCTAGCTTTCGAACCGAAGTTGAGGTTCCAAAAGTAGCTGAAGAAAGTCTACCGTTGGTCTTTATTCGTGCTCCCTATATTACAGAAGTAGGGTCTGAAGTGGAAGTTTTAGTAAGAATTGATGAGAATATTGTAGCAGTAGAAGAAGAAAACTTCTTAGCTACTTCTTTTCATCCGGAACTAACTACTAATTCCAAGTTTCATCAATATTTTATAGATAAAGTTAAAGCTCATATTCAAAGAGACGAGATTAAGATAGGAGTATAATTAAAATTAAAAATGAATAATTAGAGAATAATTTATGAGGGATAATGGAAGAAATAGTTTTCTTCTATTGTCCCTTTTTTATTTAATCTAATGAAATGAAAGATTTTTTTATTATCTACTTGTTGAAAAACTAAGCTTTCGATATAATAATGTTAAGAATTTTATAATATGAATAGGATTATACTAATAATATCTTAATTTTTTAAGATAGGTAATATTTTATTATTTTGGATAAGAATAAGCTTGAAGAATCAGAGAGGAGTGGATTAAATGGATAAATTTGAAACTAAATTAATAGACTTTTTAACTGAAAATGATGTTGATGCCAAACAGCTGAGATTTGAAGAATCTTGTCACTCAGCTAAAGAAGCAGCAGAAGCTGCAGAAACTAACTCAGAGAACATAATTAAAAGTATCTGTATGGTAGATGGAGAAGATAACTTAATTGTTGGTATTGTAAATGGAACTGAGCGAGTTAGTATAGAAAAAGTAAAGGACAAGCTTGGTTTAGAAGAACTTAGAACTGCTAATTTAGATGAAATTCTAGAGAGGACAGGTTATCCTTGTGGCGGTGTTCCTGCTATTGGTTATCAAGCTCAATTTGTAATTGATTCAAGTGTAATGGATAAAGAAGTAATTTATTCTGGGGGAGGTTCTGAAAAGTCACTATTGAAAATTTCCCCTACGGAA belongs to Sporohalobacter salinus and includes:
- the pdxS gene encoding pyridoxal 5'-phosphate synthase lyase subunit PdxS, with product MDKERYELNKNLAQMLKGGVIMDVTTPKQAQIAEKAGAVAVMALERVPADIRQEGGVARSSDPAMVKEIIESVTIPVMAKARIGHFVEAQILEEIGVDYIDESEVLTPADEDNHIDKTNFDVPFVCGATDLGEALRRIGEGASMIRTKGEAGTGNVVEAVRHMRKINAQIRELTTKDSEELMTVAKELGAPFELLKHVADNGELPVINFAAGGVATPADASMMMQLGCDGVFVGSGIFKSGNPNKRGRAIVEAVTHYDDPAVVAEVSENLGEAMVGINVDTLSNDEKLAQRGW
- the pdxT gene encoding pyridoxal 5'-phosphate synthase glutaminase subunit PdxT, producing the protein MVRVGVLALQGGVEEHLTLLESFSEVVASPVKKRNELTKLDGLIIPGGESTTIGRLIEVFDLKETLIRLGREGLPIWGTCAGMIMLAKDIIGEEQNHLGLMNIEVKRNGYGNQLASFRTEVEVPKVAEESLPLVFIRAPYITEVGSEVEVLVRIDENIVAVEEENFLATSFHPELTTNSKFHQYFIDKVKAHIQRDEIKIGV
- a CDS encoding aminoacyl-tRNA deacylase, whose product is MDKFETKLIDFLTENDVDAKQLRFEESCHSAKEAAEAAETNSENIIKSICMVDGEDNLIVGIVNGTERVSIEKVKDKLGLEELRTANLDEILERTGYPCGGVPAIGYQAQFVIDSSVMDKEVIYSGGGSEKSLLKISPTELKKINDGLIAEISK